In the Candidatus Mycosynbacter amalyticus genome, one interval contains:
- a CDS encoding DEAD/DEAH box helicase, which yields MPYKTHGSGRPQRSASSFRRGRPQGGGRSGGARKKGPQKQYIHPSKFVNKAVTKEAEAPYEPKHVFADFPFGAELHANIRAKGFEKPSAIQDQAIPEIIAGKDVIGLANTGTGKTAAFLLPIIERMSGIMLRPSVLIVAPTRELAQQIDEEFRAFARGMGLYSALIVGGVNVDRQLRDLKRRPHFIIGTPGRLKDLIERRHLQMKNMGVLVLDEADRMLDMGFLPDIRRIVSEMPKERQSLFFSATITPDIEALVHDFLTDPVTVSVRTTETSDHVEQDVIEARDKAHKIELLGELLAQDGYDKVLVFGETKFGVQRLSDHLSNAGHPSVAIHGNKNQSQRQRALKQFKDEKVKVMVATDVAARGLDIPNVTHVINFDTPQTYSDYVHRIGRTGRGGAHGRAHTFIDQQ from the coding sequence ATGCCATACAAAACTCATGGTTCTGGCCGCCCACAGCGTAGCGCCAGCAGTTTCCGACGTGGACGCCCGCAAGGTGGTGGTCGGAGCGGTGGTGCCCGTAAGAAGGGTCCACAGAAGCAATACATCCACCCATCGAAATTCGTCAACAAAGCCGTAACGAAAGAAGCCGAAGCGCCCTACGAGCCGAAGCATGTCTTCGCGGACTTCCCTTTTGGTGCTGAACTCCACGCGAATATTCGTGCCAAAGGCTTCGAAAAACCAAGCGCGATTCAGGATCAGGCCATCCCAGAAATCATTGCCGGCAAAGACGTGATTGGTCTCGCCAACACCGGTACCGGTAAAACTGCTGCGTTCCTGCTGCCTATTATTGAGCGCATGAGCGGCATCATGCTCCGCCCGAGTGTGCTCATTGTAGCACCGACTCGCGAGCTTGCTCAGCAGATCGACGAAGAATTTCGCGCGTTTGCTCGTGGCATGGGGCTCTATTCTGCGCTCATCGTAGGTGGCGTCAATGTTGATCGCCAGCTACGTGATCTCAAGCGTCGTCCACATTTCATCATCGGTACCCCAGGTCGTCTCAAAGATTTGATCGAACGCCGCCATCTCCAGATGAAAAACATGGGGGTGCTCGTCCTCGACGAAGCCGACCGCATGCTCGACATGGGCTTTTTGCCAGACATCCGCCGTATTGTGAGTGAGATGCCAAAGGAACGCCAGAGTCTCTTCTTCTCGGCGACTATTACCCCGGATATCGAAGCACTGGTGCACGATTTCCTGACTGATCCTGTAACTGTGAGCGTCCGCACAACCGAGACAAGCGATCATGTGGAGCAAGATGTTATCGAAGCGCGCGACAAAGCGCACAAGATCGAGCTGCTCGGAGAACTGCTGGCTCAGGATGGCTACGACAAAGTACTTGTGTTCGGCGAGACCAAGTTTGGTGTGCAGCGCCTCAGCGATCACCTTTCGAACGCTGGCCACCCGTCTGTGGCGATTCACGGCAACAAAAACCAGTCGCAGCGTCAGCGTGCGCTGAAGCAGTTCAAGGACGAGAAGGTCAAAGTCATGGTAGCGACAGACGTCGCGGCGCGCGGTCTCGATATTCCGAACGTCACACATGTGATTAACTTCGATACGCCGCAAACTTATAGCGACTATGTGCATCGGATTGGTCGTACCGGCCGCGGCGGCGCGCATGGTCGAGCACATACATTTATCGATCAGCAGTAG
- a CDS encoding MBL fold metallo-hydrolase has protein sequence MKLTKYSHACLVLEEDGQRLVVDPGNLSDDFEVPANVLAVVVTHLHPDHCDPAKLQAILAGSPNAVVYALAEVAQHAGQPVTPVLPGDTAVAGPFALEFVGGEHATIHPDIAAIGNLGLVVNGDLLYYPGDSFSLPPRQMRWIATPVAAPWMKLAEAVEFLRQTKPEHAFPTHDAILSSSGKEISDRVATNLVEEIDFYRIKSGETIEL, from the coding sequence ATGAAGCTCACGAAGTATTCACATGCCTGCCTGGTGCTTGAAGAGGATGGTCAGCGGCTGGTTGTAGACCCTGGTAATCTTAGCGATGACTTCGAAGTACCGGCCAATGTGTTGGCTGTCGTCGTCACCCACTTGCATCCGGATCACTGCGACCCCGCCAAGCTGCAGGCTATTCTGGCTGGGAGTCCGAACGCTGTCGTGTACGCGCTCGCCGAAGTGGCACAGCATGCCGGTCAGCCGGTCACACCAGTGTTGCCGGGTGATACTGCTGTAGCTGGACCATTCGCACTAGAATTTGTCGGTGGTGAACACGCTACTATCCATCCGGATATTGCGGCTATTGGTAATCTCGGTCTCGTCGTAAATGGCGATTTGCTGTACTATCCTGGCGATTCGTTCTCTCTACCACCTCGTCAGATGCGTTGGATAGCGACACCTGTGGCTGCACCATGGATGAAACTCGCCGAAGCGGTAGAATTTTTGCGCCAAACCAAACCTGAGCACGCTTTTCCTACCCACGATGCTATTCTCTCTTCCTCCGGAAAAGAGATTTCCGACCGTGTGGCCACCAATCTCGTGGAAGAGATAGACTTTTATCGTATCAAATCGGGCGAAACTATCGAGCTATAG
- the msrA gene encoding peptide-methionine (S)-S-oxide reductase MsrA, translating to MTTYVLAGGCFWCLDAVFRRLEGVSKSVCGYAGGSSATASYYVVATGKTHHAESVQVTFDESILPAEVLLDLFFLIHNPTTPNQQGADHGPQYRSAMFYADEEQKAAFEAAITRATQHWDDAIVTELSPLDHFYEAEPEHQDYFNNNPQNGYCSVVIEPKIVKARAAYKQYFR from the coding sequence ATGACAACATACGTACTAGCTGGTGGATGTTTTTGGTGTCTCGATGCAGTGTTCCGCAGGCTCGAGGGCGTGAGCAAGTCCGTCTGTGGCTATGCGGGTGGTAGTAGCGCCACTGCATCATACTATGTAGTGGCAACGGGCAAAACGCATCATGCCGAAAGTGTGCAGGTGACATTTGATGAGTCGATACTACCTGCGGAGGTACTACTCGATCTTTTCTTTTTGATTCATAACCCCACCACACCGAATCAACAAGGTGCGGACCATGGGCCGCAGTATCGTTCGGCTATGTTTTATGCTGATGAAGAACAAAAAGCGGCGTTTGAAGCAGCAATAACGCGTGCTACTCAGCACTGGGATGATGCTATCGTCACCGAGCTTTCTCCTCTCGACCATTTCTACGAAGCAGAGCCGGAGCATCAAGATTACTTCAACAATAATCCGCAGAACGGCTACTGTTCTGTCGTGATCGAGCCAAAGATCGTGAAGGCGCGTGCGGCGTATAAGCAATATTTCAGGTAA
- a CDS encoding RNA recognition motif domain-containing protein: MSKKNLFIGNLAYATTDESLAELFATIGEVESARVMTDRDTGRSRGFGFVTFVNEDDNAKAVDQLNGKDLDGRAINVTEARPREERAPRRDFGGNDRGGDRGNSGGSFRQRSW; encoded by the coding sequence GTGTCTAAGAAAAATTTGTTTATCGGTAACCTCGCTTACGCGACTACCGACGAAAGTCTGGCTGAACTCTTCGCTACAATCGGCGAAGTTGAGTCAGCACGCGTCATGACTGACCGCGACACAGGCCGCAGCCGCGGTTTCGGATTCGTTACATTTGTAAACGAAGACGACAATGCAAAGGCTGTTGACCAGTTGAACGGCAAAGACCTTGATGGTCGTGCTATCAACGTGACTGAGGCTCGTCCACGCGAAGAGCGCGCACCACGCCGTGACTTCGGTGGCAACGACCGCGGTGGCGATCGTGGCAACAGTGGCGGTTCATTCCGTCAGCGTAGCTGGTAA